Proteins encoded within one genomic window of Pongo pygmaeus isolate AG05252 chromosome 4, NHGRI_mPonPyg2-v2.0_pri, whole genome shotgun sequence:
- the RXFP3 gene encoding relaxin-3 receptor 1, with product MQMADAATIATMNKAAGGDQLAELFSLVPDLLEAANTSGNASLQLPDLWWELGLELLDGAPPGHPPGSGGAESADTEARVRILISVVYWVVCALGLAGNLLVLYLMKSMQGWRKSSINIFVTNLALTDFQFVLTLPFWAVENALDFKWPFGKAMCKIVSVVTSMNMYASVFFLTAMSVTRYHSVASALKSHRTRGHGRGYCCGRSLGDSCCFSAKALCVWIWALAALASLPSATFSTTVKVMGEELCLVRFPDKLLGRDRQFWLGLYHSQKVLLGFLLPLGIIILCYLLLVRFIADRRVAGTKGGAAVAGGGPAGASARRLSKVTKSVTIVVLSFFLCWLPNQALTTWSILIKFNAVPFSQEYFLCQVYAFPVSVCLAHSNSCLNPILYCLVRREFRKALKSLLWRIASPSLTSMRPFTATTKPEHEDQGLQALAPLHAAAEPDLLYYPPGVVVYSGGRCDLLPSSSAY from the coding sequence ATGCAGATGGCCGATGCAGCCACGATAGCCACCATGAATAAGGCAGCAGGCGGGGACCAGCTAGCAGAACTCTTCAGTCTGGTCCCGGACCTTCTGGAGGCGGCCAACACGAGTGGTAACGCGTCGCTGCAGCTTCCGGACTTGTGGTGGGAGCTGGGGCTGGAGTTGCTGGACGGCGCGCCGCCAGGACATCCCCCGGGCAGCGGCGGGGCAGAGAGCGCGGACACCGAGGCCCGGGTGCGGATTCTTATCAGCGTGGTGTACTGGGTGGTGTGCGCCCTGGGGTTGGCGGGCAACCTGCTGGTTCTCTACCTGATGAAGAGCATGCAGGGCTGGCGCAAGTCCTCTATCAACATCTTCGTCACCAACCTGGCGCTGACGGACTTTCAGTTTGTGCTCACCCTGCCCTTCTGGGCGGTGGAGAATGCTCTTGACTTCAAATGGCCCTTCGGCAAGGCCATGTGTAAGATCGTGTCCGTGGTGACGTCCATGAACATGTACGCCAGCGTCTTCTTCCTCACTGCCATGAGTGTGACGCGCTACCATTCCGTGGCCTCGGCTCTGAAGAGCCACCGGACCCGAGGACACGGCCGGGGCTACTGCTGCGGCCGGAGCCTGGGGGACAGCTGCTGCTTCTCGGCCAAGGCGCTGTGTGTGTGGATCTGGGCTTTGGCCGCGCTGGCCTCGCTGCCCAGTGCCACTTTCTCCACCACGGTCAAGGTGATGGGCGAGGAGCTGTGCCTGGTGCGCTTCCCGGACAAGTTGCTGGGCCGCGACAGGCAGTTCTGGCTGGGCCTCTACCACTCGCAGAAGGTGCTGCTGGGCTTCCTGCTGCCGCTGGGCATCATTATCTTGTGCTACCTGCTGCTGGTGCGCTTCATCGCCGACCGCCGCGTGGCAGGGACCAAAGGAGGGGCCGCGGTAGCCGGAGGAGGCCCGGCCGGAGCCAGCGCCCGGAGACTGTCGAAGGTCACCAAATCAGTGACCATCGTTGTCCTGTCCTTCTTCCTGTGTTGGCTGCCCAACCAGGCGCTCACCACCTGGAGCATCCTCATCAAGTTCAACGCGGTGCCCTTCAGCCAGGAGTATTTCCTGTGCCAGGTATACGCGTTCCCTGTGAGCGTGTGCCTGGCGCACTCCAACAGCTGCCTCAACCCCATCCTCTACTGCCTAGTGCGCCGCGAGTTCCGCAAGGCGCTCAAGAGCCTGCTGTGGCGCATCGCGTCTCCTTCGCTCACCAGCATGCGCCCCTTCACCGCCACCACCAAGCCGGAGCACGAGGATCAGGGGCTGCAGGCCCTGGCGCCGCTCCACGCGGCCGCGGAGCCGGACCTGCTCTACTACCCACCTGGCGTCGTGGTCTACAGCGGGGGGCGCTGCGACCTGCTGCCCAGCAGCTCTGCCTACTGA